A stretch of Shewanella dokdonensis DNA encodes these proteins:
- a CDS encoding NUDIX domain-containing protein, with translation MAPLKDFGSFRGRILKDESIASAFKRLTVDELGICFTVSDAKFIGLFEHFYEDNFSGTDFTTHYVVLGYMLVADINIMNMPKTQHMQYEWFSRQSLLDSESVHIHTKWYLEKL, from the coding sequence ATCGCCCCGCTAAAGGATTTTGGTTCGTTCCGGGGGCGCATTCTAAAGGATGAAAGTATTGCATCTGCATTCAAACGGTTAACTGTAGATGAGCTCGGCATTTGTTTCACTGTAAGCGATGCTAAATTTATTGGATTGTTTGAACACTTTTACGAAGATAATTTTTCAGGAACAGACTTTACCACCCATTATGTTGTTTTAGGCTATATGTTAGTTGCCGATATTAACATTATGAATATGCCTAAAACCCAGCATATGCAATATGAGTGGTTTTCTAGACAATCGTTATTAGACTCTGAAAGTGTGCACATCCATACCAAGTGGTACCTAGAGAAGCTATAG
- a CDS encoding glycosyltransferase family 2 protein: MAENCKISIITVVYNAPEDLIATIESVRIQKFKDFEYIVIDGGSIDNTVNVIEDNKNIIDYWVSERDFGIYDAMNKGINVSSGNILCFMNAGDKFYDENTLTIIYNRLVVEKDLSNTILYGNHVVSKKGVLFPKNASVKYQELWKGMIFCHQSSFVSRGLMEKYKFDKFLKIGADFKFFLQVKDSANFIYMDSFFSIVSSGGVSDNRRIKSVIERRNILSQLNMLTVSRNIYYYIEILNQFVKLTIKKILLR; this comes from the coding sequence ATGGCAGAAAATTGTAAGATTTCAATAATCACTGTTGTATATAATGCCCCAGAAGATTTAATTGCTACCATAGAATCAGTTAGGATACAAAAGTTTAAAGATTTTGAATATATTGTTATTGATGGTGGCTCAATAGATAATACTGTGAATGTCATAGAAGATAATAAAAACATTATAGATTATTGGGTTTCAGAACGAGATTTTGGTATTTATGATGCTATGAATAAAGGCATAAATGTATCATCTGGTAACATTCTATGCTTTATGAATGCCGGTGATAAGTTTTATGATGAGAATACTTTAACAATTATTTATAATCGGCTTGTAGTTGAAAAGGATTTAAGTAACACTATTTTATATGGTAATCATGTTGTATCAAAGAAAGGTGTACTCTTTCCAAAAAATGCATCAGTTAAATATCAAGAATTATGGAAAGGAATGATTTTTTGTCACCAAAGCTCTTTTGTAAGTAGAGGGCTTATGGAAAAATATAAATTTGATAAATTTTTGAAAATAGGTGCTGACTTTAAATTTTTTCTACAGGTTAAAGATTCGGCAAATTTTATATATATGGATTCATTTTTTTCCATAGTATCTTCTGGTGGGGTTTCTGATAATAGGAGAATTAAATCAGTTATTGAACGAAGAAATATCTTATCTCAGTTGAATATGCTAACGGTGTCTAGAAATATTTATTACTACATTGAAATTTTAAACCAATTTGTTAAGTTGACTATTAAAAAAATACTTTTAAGATAA
- a CDS encoding glycosyltransferase: protein MARNLLGVHTNKKIILCGAVRLDDFYKGFQYYIEAIKFLDREKYFLCFFGNVNNTLISALGFEFFSFGYLHDSSLLRLLYNSADVFVAPSTMEAFGKTLAESMSCGTPVVCFDSTGPKDIVDHKVNGYRAKVFDSEDLANGVNWVVDSKNYQQLSDNSIKKVREKFDNSIVAEQYIKLYKELLRDVVS, encoded by the coding sequence ATGGCGCGGAATCTTTTAGGAGTCCATACTAATAAAAAAATTATATTGTGCGGCGCAGTTAGGTTAGATGACTTTTATAAAGGCTTCCAATATTATATTGAAGCTATTAAGTTTTTAGATAGAGAAAAATATTTTTTATGTTTTTTCGGAAATGTCAATAATACATTGATTAGTGCTTTGGGTTTTGAGTTCTTTAGTTTTGGTTATCTTCATGATAGCTCATTGTTACGGCTTTTATATAATAGTGCAGATGTATTTGTGGCTCCAAGTACAATGGAAGCATTTGGGAAAACATTGGCAGAGTCGATGAGCTGTGGTACCCCAGTGGTTTGCTTCGATAGTACAGGACCTAAAGATATTGTTGATCATAAAGTGAATGGATATAGAGCTAAAGTTTTTGATTCTGAAGACTTAGCTAATGGAGTTAATTGGGTTGTTGACTCGAAGAACTATCAACAACTAAGTGACAATTCTATCAAAAAAGTTAGAGAAAAGTTTGATAACTCCATAGTCGCAGAACAGTACATTAAATTGTATAAAGAGTTATTGAGGGACGTTGTTTCTTAA
- a CDS encoding glycosyltransferase gives MVLYITNSRSLLGFYREIPYFLIAKIFNVPLVTHLHGADFNIFFESLGYLNRKLVRFCYNIPKVNIVLNERMRKEYSCLGINVSTTVIPNFVDLSFVDSVNKNDLNKKFDINNIKVIFLSNLLEDKGIFELLYGYLQCSDDVKSRISINIVGKPMFKNKSSLKNFFDLLDATNGKVIYKGPKYNQDKWSELLSSDILILPTYYATEAFPLVFLEAAASGCFILTTKHNYLESVLSDFYCNFFEPKSSSEVSRVFTEMTRNLNTLTLGKENNFLISKRYSKSFYESNLLDVFQSVLE, from the coding sequence TTGGTATTATATATAACAAACTCTAGAAGTTTGTTAGGTTTTTATCGAGAGATTCCTTATTTCTTAATAGCAAAAATTTTTAATGTACCTTTAGTAACACACTTACATGGCGCAGACTTTAATATATTTTTTGAATCTTTAGGCTACTTAAATAGAAAATTGGTTCGTTTTTGTTATAATATACCGAAGGTGAATATTGTTTTAAATGAAAGAATGAGAAAAGAATATAGTTGTCTTGGAATTAATGTCTCAACGACAGTTATTCCAAATTTTGTTGATTTGTCTTTTGTAGATAGTGTCAATAAGAATGATTTAAATAAAAAATTTGATATCAATAATATTAAAGTGATTTTTTTATCAAACTTGCTCGAAGATAAAGGTATTTTTGAATTGCTTTATGGGTATCTTCAATGTTCTGATGATGTGAAGAGTCGTATTAGTATTAACATTGTTGGTAAGCCGATGTTTAAAAATAAATCAAGTTTAAAAAATTTTTTTGATTTGCTTGATGCTACCAATGGGAAAGTTATTTATAAAGGTCCAAAATATAATCAAGATAAATGGAGTGAGCTTTTATCTAGTGATATTTTGATTTTGCCTACATACTATGCTACTGAAGCATTTCCGTTAGTTTTTTTAGAAGCAGCAGCGTCAGGATGTTTTATTCTCACTACAAAACATAACTATTTGGAGAGTGTTCTTTCTGATTTTTATTGTAATTTTTTTGAACCCAAGAGTTCTTCGGAAGTGTCAAGAGTTTTCACAGAGATGACTCGTAATTTAAATACTTTAACTTTAGGAAAAGAAAATAATTTCCTAATATCAAAACGTTATAGTAAAAGTTTTTATGAGTCTAACCTTTTAGATGTGTTTCAAAGCGTATTAGAATAG
- the gmd gene encoding GDP-mannose 4,6-dehydratase, giving the protein MKVALISGVTGQDGSYLAELLLEKGYEVHGIKRRASSFNTSRVDHIYQDRHDSNQNFILHYGDLTDTSNLVRLIQEIQPDEVYNLGAQSHVAVSFESPEYTADVDAMGTLRLLEAIRICGLEKKTRFYQASTSELYGLVQEIPQRETTPFYPRSPYAVAKLYAYWITVNYRESYGMYACNGILFNHESPRRGETFVTRKITRALANISQGLEKCLYLGNMDSLRDWGHAKDYVRMQWMMLQQDHPEDFVIATGKQISVREFVRLSAKELGIELEFHDSGVNEYARVVGIVGDKAPSIKVDDVIVRVDPRYFRPSEVETLLGDPAKAKAKLGWEPEIAVEQLCAEMVASDLENAKKYALLKSHGHDVSLSLED; this is encoded by the coding sequence TTGAAAGTTGCATTGATCTCAGGAGTTACAGGTCAGGATGGTTCCTATCTAGCAGAACTACTTTTAGAGAAAGGCTATGAGGTACATGGTATTAAACGCCGTGCTTCTTCTTTTAATACGTCAAGAGTAGATCATATTTATCAAGATCGTCATGATAGTAATCAAAATTTTATTTTGCATTATGGTGATCTGACTGATACTTCAAACTTAGTAAGGCTTATTCAAGAGATCCAGCCTGATGAAGTCTATAATTTAGGGGCTCAGTCTCATGTTGCTGTTTCGTTTGAATCTCCAGAATATACTGCGGATGTCGATGCAATGGGTACATTGCGTTTGTTAGAAGCTATTAGAATTTGTGGATTGGAAAAGAAAACCAGATTCTATCAGGCATCTACGTCTGAGTTGTATGGTTTGGTACAAGAAATTCCTCAGCGGGAAACTACACCTTTCTATCCTCGTTCTCCTTATGCTGTTGCTAAGTTATATGCATACTGGATTACTGTTAATTATCGTGAATCCTATGGCATGTATGCATGTAATGGCATTCTGTTTAATCATGAGTCACCTCGCCGTGGGGAAACATTTGTTACTCGCAAAATTACCCGTGCTTTAGCAAATATTTCTCAAGGACTAGAAAAATGCCTTTATTTGGGGAATATGGATTCTCTTAGAGACTGGGGGCATGCAAAAGATTACGTCAGGATGCAATGGATGATGCTTCAGCAGGACCATCCAGAAGATTTTGTTATTGCTACCGGAAAGCAGATTTCTGTTCGCGAATTTGTGCGTTTATCGGCAAAAGAGTTAGGCATTGAACTTGAGTTTCATGATTCGGGTGTTAATGAATATGCGAGAGTTGTTGGCATTGTTGGGGATAAAGCGCCATCGATTAAAGTTGATGATGTTATCGTCAGAGTTGATCCGCGATACTTCCGTCCTTCCGAAGTTGAAACCTTATTGGGTGATCCTGCAAAAGCAAAAGCAAAGTTAGGGTGGGAACCAGAGATAGCTGTTGAACAACTATGTGCTGAAATGGTGGCTTCTGATCTTGAAAATGCTAAGAAATATGCATTGCTTAAATCTCATGGCCACGATGTTTCGTTATCTCTAGAGGACTAA
- a CDS encoding GDP-mannose 4,6-dehydratase, which translates to MKYLITGGCGFLGTNIAAQLLVNGEDITIFDNLYRHGSYQNLEWLRTIGKFDFIHADIRNSNDVEKVIKRLKPDVIYHLAGQVAMTTSIVDPRMDFEVNAIGSFNLLNSVRLFSPYSSIIYSSTNKVYGDLEQFNYRETSTRYECIEKPNGFDESISLDFHSPYGVSKGCADQYMLDFHRIYGLNTVVFRHSSMFGGRQFATYDQGWVGWFLQKAIEIKNGMCREPLTISGNGKQVRDLLYSSDCVSLYLNASKKIEKLTGKAFNIGGGIKNSLSIIELFNFFENFFETDIHYKQLAPRKSDQKIFIADCSRIEKIMDWHPKIIWNVGVENVYDWYISTIK; encoded by the coding sequence GTGAAATATCTAATTACTGGTGGCTGTGGTTTTCTTGGAACTAATATTGCGGCACAGCTTCTGGTTAATGGCGAAGACATAACTATATTTGATAATTTATATCGCCATGGTAGCTATCAAAATTTGGAGTGGCTTAGAACGATTGGCAAATTTGATTTCATTCATGCAGATATTAGAAATAGCAATGATGTCGAAAAGGTAATTAAACGATTAAAACCAGATGTAATTTATCATCTTGCCGGCCAAGTTGCTATGACCACATCTATTGTGGATCCTCGGATGGACTTTGAAGTTAATGCTATAGGAAGCTTTAACCTACTTAATTCTGTGCGTCTTTTTTCACCTTATAGTTCTATTATCTATTCATCTACGAATAAAGTTTATGGCGATTTAGAACAGTTTAATTATAGAGAGACCAGTACCAGATATGAGTGTATTGAGAAGCCTAATGGATTTGATGAGTCTATTAGTCTAGATTTTCATTCACCGTATGGGGTATCGAAAGGGTGTGCAGATCAGTATATGTTAGATTTTCATCGTATATATGGTTTAAACACTGTTGTATTCCGCCATTCATCTATGTTCGGTGGTAGGCAGTTTGCTACCTATGATCAAGGATGGGTGGGTTGGTTCCTTCAAAAAGCTATTGAAATAAAAAATGGAATGTGCAGAGAACCGCTTACTATATCAGGAAATGGCAAACAAGTTCGAGATTTATTATATTCTAGTGATTGTGTTAGTTTGTATTTAAATGCAAGCAAAAAAATTGAGAAGCTTACAGGGAAAGCATTTAATATTGGCGGAGGAATAAAAAATTCATTATCTATAATAGAGTTGTTTAATTTTTTTGAAAATTTTTTTGAGACTGATATTCATTATAAACAGTTAGCTCCAAGAAAAAGTGACCAAAAAATTTTTATTGCAGATTGTAGTCGAATAGAAAAAATTATGGATTGGCATCCTAAGATTATATGGAATGTAGGAGTTGAGAATGTATATGATTGGTATATATCTACTATAAAGTAA
- a CDS encoding O-antigen polymerase, translated as MEYVYFAYGTIYLSAVIIYFFLLKKISAFTIFIFMAVSYSFAPIVFDNLGFVYYDRVVSTYKVYNIGDIYVATIFISISYVILIFFDFLFINSFEKLKIKFSLAKKVNNRTASNAFIFTTLSLMLLFFVMSMFGIKIFGINNFFHGYSDSSLAHSELMKASPGWSLYTNGAMFFYMMASMFFLCVDKNHIKKLVFILVLIFAAMNIYGGARLITVAGILAIYFSINGLVIKLSTKTIIYCSLFVLVFLAVGIIRSGNVGSSVGLLYSLLEFPFVGFGLYNIISVKPIFDTNVMYFFQDLVTFSLPAYLVDKSNVNRYQIVQQYFPDTFWISPIGGNFFITDMYLYFGVLFPFFMFMFLFLFYIFVKFIEKLKVSNFSILTYSFLIWCFTYGLFG; from the coding sequence ATGGAATATGTTTATTTTGCATACGGGACTATATATTTAAGTGCGGTTATTATATATTTCTTTCTTTTGAAAAAAATTTCTGCATTTACAATATTTATTTTCATGGCTGTATCTTATTCATTTGCACCTATTGTTTTTGATAATCTTGGCTTTGTATACTATGACAGAGTAGTTTCAACATATAAAGTTTACAATATAGGAGATATCTATGTTGCAACTATTTTTATCTCTATATCCTATGTTATTTTGATATTCTTTGATTTTTTGTTTATAAATAGTTTTGAAAAATTAAAAATAAAGTTTTCCCTTGCAAAAAAAGTCAATAATAGGACAGCGAGTAATGCTTTTATTTTTACTACACTTTCATTGATGTTGTTATTTTTTGTTATGTCTATGTTTGGGATAAAAATTTTTGGTATAAATAATTTTTTCCATGGTTATAGCGATTCTAGTTTAGCTCATAGTGAGTTGATGAAGGCATCTCCTGGTTGGTCATTATATACGAATGGAGCAATGTTCTTCTACATGATGGCATCAATGTTTTTTCTATGTGTGGATAAGAATCATATTAAGAAATTAGTGTTTATTCTTGTTTTAATATTTGCTGCGATGAATATTTATGGCGGTGCTAGGTTAATTACGGTTGCGGGAATATTGGCGATCTATTTTTCAATTAATGGACTTGTAATTAAGTTGTCTACTAAAACAATTATATATTGTTCTCTATTTGTTTTGGTGTTCTTAGCGGTCGGGATTATTCGGAGCGGTAATGTTGGTAGTTCAGTAGGATTGCTATATTCTTTATTAGAGTTCCCTTTTGTAGGATTTGGTCTTTATAATATAATAAGTGTCAAACCAATATTTGACACAAATGTAATGTATTTCTTTCAAGATTTAGTTACATTTTCATTACCGGCTTATTTGGTCGATAAGTCGAATGTTAACAGATATCAAATTGTGCAGCAATATTTCCCTGATACCTTTTGGATATCGCCAATAGGTGGAAATTTCTTTATTACAGACATGTACCTTTATTTTGGAGTGCTGTTTCCGTTCTTTATGTTTATGTTTTTGTTTTTGTTTTACATATTTGTGAAGTTCATTGAAAAGTTGAAGGTTAGCAATTTCTCAATACTGACTTATTCATTTCTGATATGGTGTTTTACATATGGACTTTTTGGCTAA
- a CDS encoding glycosyltransferase family 2 protein, whose protein sequence is MKISIVTATWNSESTIMDTLDSLASQTYHLTEFIIVDGASKDKTLSLIQGRDGLINTVISEPDKGIYDALNKGIQKATGDVIGFLHSDDIFASPTTLEQIASVFADESIDALYGDLDYVSKDNTSNIIRHWQSGDFVKSKIKNGWMPPHPTFYMRRKHYLKLGGFDLSYRIAADYESILRYLWQTDMNVAYIPSVLVKMRIGGESNRSLKNIIRKSKEDWRAMKGNGVSPLQAILGKNLSKIPQFFIK, encoded by the coding sequence ATGAAGATTTCCATTGTTACTGCCACTTGGAATAGTGAATCTACAATTATGGATACACTTGATTCACTGGCGAGCCAAACATATCATTTGACAGAATTTATTATTGTTGATGGAGCTTCCAAAGATAAAACACTAAGCCTTATCCAGGGACGTGATGGGTTAATTAATACAGTTATATCTGAACCTGATAAAGGTATTTATGATGCTTTAAATAAAGGGATTCAGAAAGCTACTGGAGATGTCATCGGTTTCCTTCATTCTGATGATATTTTTGCATCACCAACAACCTTAGAGCAGATTGCTTCAGTATTCGCTGATGAATCTATTGATGCCTTATATGGTGATTTGGATTATGTGTCCAAAGATAATACGTCAAATATTATTCGGCATTGGCAAAGCGGTGATTTTGTAAAAAGTAAAATTAAAAATGGCTGGATGCCCCCACATCCTACTTTCTATATGCGTAGAAAACATTATTTAAAATTAGGTGGTTTTGATCTTTCGTATCGTATTGCCGCAGATTATGAGTCTATCTTGAGGTATCTTTGGCAGACTGATATGAATGTGGCGTATATTCCAAGTGTGCTTGTCAAAATGAGAATTGGTGGCGAAAGTAACCGCAGTCTAAAAAATATTATTCGTAAATCAAAAGAAGACTGGCGAGCGATGAAAGGCAATGGCGTTTCTCCGTTACAAGCAATTCTAGGTAAAAATCTGTCTAAAATTCCTCAGTTTTTCATTAAATAA
- a CDS encoding phosphomannomutase, translating into MAVALRSFKFDSIAIAIDNRPSSYAMAQACAMAAKQAGIKPVFYGVIPTPALACHSMETGIPAVMVTGSHIPFDRNGLKFYRPDGEISKADEKAILETDISFESVSKLPDLYVSDDAKLTYLQRYKVFASPAIVGKRVGIYEHSSAGRDLYRELFSDLGAEVISLGRSEEFIPIDTEAVSEEDRVRAREWVAQYDLDLLFSTDGDGDRPLLAGEDGEWLRGDVLGILCAQTLGIEALAVPVSCNTAIEQCGAFTEVNRTRIGSPYVIDAFADLNSRFAKVAGFEANGGFLLGSDIRLNDQQIKALPTRDALLPVLAVLSLAKNGIVPLVQQLPQRFTASDRIKNFATDKSKAMITKAIEAPVEFMEKLGYSSVLVDSVNTVDGFRISLENGDIIHLRPSGNAPELRCYVESDTPDSAQSLVNMTLKQILMLD; encoded by the coding sequence ATTGCAGTAGCACTTCGTTCGTTTAAGTTTGATAGCATTGCAATAGCCATTGATAATCGCCCCAGTAGTTATGCTATGGCCCAGGCCTGTGCAATGGCTGCAAAACAAGCCGGTATAAAACCCGTTTTTTACGGTGTTATACCAACCCCAGCTTTGGCATGCCACTCTATGGAAACTGGTATACCTGCAGTTATGGTGACAGGTAGCCACATCCCTTTCGACCGTAATGGTCTAAAATTCTATCGGCCTGATGGTGAAATATCCAAAGCTGATGAAAAGGCAATTTTAGAAACAGATATTTCATTTGAATCTGTGTCAAAACTACCAGATCTTTACGTCTCTGATGATGCTAAATTGACCTATCTACAGCGATATAAAGTGTTTGCAAGTCCTGCAATTGTGGGAAAACGAGTCGGAATTTATGAACACTCGAGCGCTGGTCGGGATTTGTATCGAGAGCTATTTTCTGACTTAGGTGCTGAGGTCATTTCGCTTGGTCGTAGCGAAGAGTTCATTCCCATCGATACTGAAGCTGTGTCAGAAGAGGATCGGGTTAGGGCGAGAGAGTGGGTTGCTCAATATGACTTAGATTTGCTGTTTTCAACTGATGGGGATGGTGATCGTCCGTTATTAGCGGGTGAAGATGGTGAGTGGCTGCGTGGCGACGTACTTGGAATCCTATGTGCCCAAACCTTAGGTATTGAAGCATTAGCAGTACCTGTCAGTTGTAACACAGCAATTGAACAATGTGGCGCATTTACAGAAGTGAATCGTACTCGCATTGGATCGCCATATGTCATAGATGCATTTGCAGACTTAAATTCTCGTTTTGCTAAGGTGGCAGGATTTGAAGCTAATGGTGGCTTCTTATTAGGTTCTGACATTAGATTGAATGATCAGCAGATCAAAGCGCTTCCTACGCGTGATGCCTTACTTCCTGTGCTGGCAGTATTAAGTCTTGCCAAGAATGGCATTGTGCCGTTAGTTCAACAATTGCCTCAACGATTCACTGCATCTGATCGGATCAAGAATTTTGCTACAGATAAAAGTAAGGCAATGATAACAAAAGCTATTGAGGCTCCCGTTGAGTTTATGGAGAAGCTGGGTTATTCATCTGTGTTAGTTGATTCAGTGAACACTGTGGATGGATTTAGGATCAGTTTAGAAAATGGCGACATTATCCATTTAAGACCATCGGGTAATGCTCCTGAACTTAGATGTTATGTCGAGTCAGATACGCCAGATTCTGCACAATCGCTGGTAAATATGACATTAAAGCAGATACTAATGCTAGATTAA